A region of uncultured Anaeromusa sp. DNA encodes the following proteins:
- a CDS encoding NAD(P)/FAD-dependent oxidoreductase: MSNTTKDLPHVVIIGAGFGGLQAAHRLSASPVRITLIDRQNYQLFQPLLYQVATAGLSVDDIAYPVRAMVKDWKNVRFHMAEVRSIDCAAKTVITEADTLSYDYLIVAAGGATNFFGLANVQRYGFGMKTLDEAVNIRNHLLKMFELASHEQNSEKRRALLTFLVVGGGPTGVESAGALSELMYHVLAREYPDLNFKEARIVLMEASDRLLASMPEALQEATRSTLVRKDVEVRLCTQVADYDGEKVSLKGGEIIPARTLIWAAGVEAAPLTGTLQLPLDRQKRVKVRSTLQPEGLEDVFIVGDAACFEQPDGRPLPMVAQVAIQQGQHAARQIHLLLRGQEVLPFLYKDMGNMATIGRNAAVVHMGSIQLKGFSAWLFWSFVHILRLIDFRNRFIVFAKWVWDYFVYDRTVRIITRQ, encoded by the coding sequence ATGTCCAACACCACAAAAGATCTGCCTCATGTCGTCATTATTGGCGCCGGCTTTGGCGGCCTCCAGGCGGCCCACCGCCTTTCCGCCTCTCCGGTCCGCATCACTTTAATTGACCGTCAAAACTATCAGCTCTTCCAACCCTTGCTGTATCAAGTGGCCACTGCGGGCTTATCGGTAGACGATATCGCCTATCCAGTGCGAGCCATGGTCAAAGATTGGAAAAACGTCCGCTTTCACATGGCCGAAGTCCGCAGCATCGACTGCGCGGCCAAGACAGTGATTACTGAAGCAGATACCCTTTCTTATGACTACTTGATCGTCGCCGCCGGCGGCGCTACTAATTTTTTCGGTCTCGCTAATGTGCAAAGATACGGCTTCGGGATGAAAACACTGGATGAGGCCGTCAATATCCGCAATCACTTGCTGAAAATGTTTGAGCTGGCTAGTCATGAACAAAACTCGGAAAAGCGGCGTGCATTACTGACCTTTTTGGTCGTTGGCGGCGGCCCCACAGGCGTCGAGTCCGCTGGCGCCCTTTCCGAACTGATGTACCATGTATTGGCCCGGGAGTATCCGGATCTCAACTTCAAAGAAGCTCGCATCGTACTGATGGAAGCCTCAGACCGACTTTTAGCCAGCATGCCGGAGGCGCTGCAAGAAGCAACGCGCAGCACGTTGGTGCGCAAGGATGTGGAAGTCCGCCTCTGCACCCAAGTAGCCGACTATGACGGCGAAAAAGTATCTCTCAAAGGCGGCGAGATCATCCCCGCGCGCACTCTGATCTGGGCAGCCGGCGTAGAGGCGGCTCCCCTTACCGGTACGCTGCAGTTGCCGCTGGACCGCCAAAAGCGGGTCAAGGTCCGCAGCACGCTGCAACCGGAAGGCCTGGAGGATGTCTTTATCGTAGGTGATGCCGCTTGCTTTGAGCAGCCAGATGGACGCCCGCTGCCCATGGTTGCCCAGGTCGCCATCCAGCAGGGTCAGCATGCCGCACGCCAAATCCACTTGCTCCTGCGCGGCCAAGAGGTGCTCCCCTTTCTCTATAAGGATATGGGCAACATGGCCACCATCGGCCGCAACGCCGCCGTCGTGCATATGGGCAGCATTCAGTTGAAAGGCTTTAGTGCTTGGCTGTTCTGGTCTTTTGTGCATATTTTACGTCTCATCGATTTCCGCAATCGCTTCATTGTCTTCGCTAAGTGGGTCTGGGACTACTTTGTCTATGACCGCACCGTGCGCATTATTACAAGGCAATGA
- a CDS encoding IS3 family transposase, with product MRAKYRVVERLRNKYPVQSLCRILEITRSGYYAWRKRIYDPDQDAWLKKQVMACQQQCNFTYGYRRVRLWIQQQTGRILNAKPVLRIMRKLDVLAQIRRARPYTYYKQAIHRYENLLQRQFYQEKPNCFWATDITYIPTAQGMAYMCAVIDLCGKMVLNYRIGNDMTVSLVTDTIQDALKNEKATDGLALHSDQGSQYTSSAYYNLSKEYHFQPSMSNRGCPYDNSSMENFFGTLKAECLNRMTFPNREFLSEIVAEYVSFYNYERINLKNGLTPYEIRSKAM from the coding sequence GTGAGAGCAAAATACCGTGTGGTCGAGCGATTGAGAAACAAGTATCCGGTGCAGTCGCTTTGTCGCATCTTAGAAATAACACGTAGCGGTTATTATGCTTGGCGAAAACGGATTTACGATCCAGATCAAGATGCTTGGCTCAAAAAGCAGGTTATGGCTTGTCAGCAGCAATGCAACTTTACTTATGGATATCGCCGGGTTCGGCTCTGGATTCAGCAACAAACCGGGCGAATTTTGAACGCTAAACCGGTCTTGCGTATTATGCGGAAGCTGGATGTTTTAGCGCAGATTCGCCGTGCACGTCCTTATACTTATTACAAACAGGCAATTCATCGCTACGAAAATCTGTTGCAACGGCAGTTTTATCAAGAAAAACCAAACTGTTTCTGGGCGACGGATATCACCTATATCCCTACAGCGCAGGGAATGGCTTATATGTGTGCAGTTATCGATTTATGTGGAAAAATGGTGCTGAACTATCGCATAGGAAATGATATGACTGTTTCTCTAGTAACCGATACAATTCAGGATGCATTAAAAAATGAAAAGGCCACTGATGGACTAGCACTCCACAGTGACCAAGGGTCGCAGTATACCTCAAGCGCATATTACAACCTAAGCAAAGAATACCACTTTCAACCATCAATGTCTAATAGAGGTTGCCCTTACGATAATTCATCCATGGAGAACTTCTTCGGTACATTGAAAGCGGAATGTTTAAATCGCATGACCTTTCCCAATCGGGAATTTTTATCGGAGATTGTTGCTGAATATGTATCATTCTATAACTATGAACGAATCAATTTAAAAAATGGCCTTACTCCTTATGAGATACGGAGTAAGGCCATGTAA
- a CDS encoding YwbE family protein, with translation MGGTQRKDIRPGVRVKVVQKPHQRTGELTEGVVKDILTNSAVHHRGIKVRLEGGIVGRVQEIIG, from the coding sequence ATGGGAGGAACACAACGTAAAGACATCCGCCCCGGAGTGCGGGTGAAGGTGGTGCAAAAACCGCATCAGCGCACCGGCGAATTGACCGAAGGGGTAGTTAAGGATATTTTGACTAACAGTGCCGTGCATCATCGAGGTATTAAAGTGCGCTTGGAAGGCGGCATTGTCGGGCGGGTACAGGAAATTATCGGTTAA
- a CDS encoding GIY-YIG nuclease family protein codes for MAVTAWTYILECADGSFYIGWTNDLSRRLAAHNAGKGARYTRGRGPVRLVYWEEFDEFRAAQRREWQLKQLSRKEKESLVSRFVEARHGQEGVWPWEEHNVKTSAPECG; via the coding sequence ATGGCAGTAACTGCCTGGACCTATATCTTGGAATGCGCTGACGGCAGCTTTTATATTGGCTGGACGAATGATCTGTCGCGCCGCTTGGCGGCGCATAATGCCGGCAAGGGAGCGCGCTATACACGCGGACGAGGGCCAGTACGGCTGGTTTATTGGGAAGAATTTGACGAATTTCGCGCCGCTCAGCGGCGCGAATGGCAGCTTAAGCAGCTGTCGCGAAAGGAAAAGGAAAGCCTAGTTAGCCGTTTTGTTGAAGCGCGGCATGGGCAGGAGGGAGTTTGGCCATGGGAGGAACACAACGTAAAGACATCCGCCCCGGAGTGCGGGTGA
- a CDS encoding ArsC/Spx/MgsR family protein produces MALNIQIFGTKKCQDTRKAERYFKERRMTYHFIDLNIRGLSKGELRAVAQAVGGVEKMADASGKEAARLQLRYILHNVEEKLLEHPLLLKTPVVRNGAKATVGYCPEVWQTWQ; encoded by the coding sequence ATGGCGTTGAACATCCAAATTTTCGGCACAAAAAAATGCCAGGATACGCGCAAGGCGGAACGCTATTTTAAAGAGCGCCGCATGACGTATCATTTTATTGATTTGAATATTCGCGGCCTATCTAAAGGTGAATTGCGGGCGGTGGCGCAGGCGGTAGGAGGCGTGGAGAAAATGGCTGATGCGAGCGGCAAGGAAGCGGCTCGCCTTCAGCTGCGATACATTCTGCATAATGTGGAAGAAAAGCTGCTGGAGCATCCGTTGCTTTTGAAAACGCCAGTTGTGCGCAACGGAGCCAAAGCGACGGTGGGCTATTGCCCTGAGGTTTGGCAGACATGGCAGTAA
- a CDS encoding lipase family protein yields MVMREKWLRQLTSVVLGTGFLLAISVAQAGSAIDEVHEKGKVYLAAAASLAAYNDRLGMLVNEALQEEGWEITKYRRSTPAADARFIVLKNLQVDPWEPTYTLAVAGTETFKDVKVDMKLGKVWFSGATQAEFNAAGAAIDVPDDKPKVHKGFYQYVQTAIDAGEEGHPIYNTLMSDPSQRLLLTGHSLGGAVATLGGARLLLAGVNPAQVEVLTFGAPAVGNAAFKQETEGKLALERVVLDGDPIPTLVQKVGGGYAQFGKEVRWQEENYMHQKPHSMAVYMDVAMKDYYRALREAEKTGEIVNPKRSEGEGPKAYVVPANFKLPQEMEAEQPFMQQVIERQYRRALKGYVLADTSAAAPSGDFEAAKQAGCQWLVRTDVQVNRLREEVNGHVISLNQMVYRVADGRLVATSDYQSSTRELTPLEVMMHLTRNFAKDGVRWLDMPQKG; encoded by the coding sequence ATGGTGATGAGGGAAAAATGGCTTCGGCAACTAACTTCCGTAGTTTTGGGGACCGGATTTTTATTGGCGATATCGGTGGCACAGGCTGGGTCGGCTATTGACGAAGTCCATGAAAAAGGGAAAGTCTATCTAGCGGCGGCGGCATCTTTAGCGGCTTATAATGATCGCTTGGGTATGCTGGTGAACGAGGCGCTGCAAGAAGAAGGCTGGGAAATTACTAAATATCGGCGCAGCACGCCAGCGGCAGACGCTCGGTTTATTGTTCTGAAAAACTTGCAAGTTGACCCTTGGGAGCCTACGTATACGCTGGCGGTGGCTGGTACGGAAACCTTCAAAGACGTGAAAGTCGATATGAAGCTCGGTAAAGTGTGGTTTTCCGGTGCGACCCAGGCGGAGTTTAACGCCGCTGGCGCTGCAATTGATGTACCTGATGACAAGCCCAAGGTGCATAAGGGCTTTTATCAGTATGTGCAAACAGCCATTGATGCAGGTGAAGAAGGGCATCCTATATATAATACGCTGATGAGCGATCCTTCGCAGCGGCTGCTCCTCACCGGGCATAGCCTGGGCGGGGCGGTAGCTACCTTGGGTGGCGCGCGGTTGCTTCTGGCTGGTGTTAATCCGGCCCAGGTGGAGGTGCTGACCTTCGGTGCGCCCGCAGTGGGCAATGCTGCTTTTAAACAAGAGACAGAAGGCAAGCTGGCCTTAGAACGAGTGGTGTTGGATGGCGATCCGATTCCAACGTTGGTGCAAAAAGTTGGCGGCGGCTATGCGCAGTTTGGTAAAGAAGTGCGTTGGCAGGAAGAAAACTATATGCACCAAAAACCTCATTCTATGGCTGTCTATATGGATGTCGCCATGAAGGATTATTACCGGGCGCTCCGAGAGGCCGAAAAAACGGGTGAAATTGTGAATCCTAAGCGGAGTGAAGGCGAAGGGCCTAAGGCGTATGTCGTGCCGGCCAACTTTAAACTCCCTCAAGAAATGGAAGCGGAACAGCCTTTTATGCAGCAAGTGATAGAGCGGCAGTACCGGCGAGCGTTGAAGGGCTATGTGCTGGCAGATACGTCGGCTGCTGCGCCGAGCGGAGATTTTGAAGCGGCCAAACAGGCTGGATGCCAGTGGCTGGTGCGCACGGATGTGCAGGTGAATCGTTTGCGTGAGGAAGTGAACGGCCACGTTATTTCGCTGAATCAAATGGTTTATCGGGTGGCGGACGGTCGTTTGGTGGCGACCAGCGATTACCAATCTTCAACGCGGGAATTGACTCCATTAGAAGTTATGATGCATCTGACTCGCAATTTTGCGAAAGACGGTGTGCGTTGGCTGGATATGCCGCAAAAGGGGTAG
- the kapD gene encoding 3'-5' exonuclease KapD, whose translation MVADMAGRDFLIIDFEFTTHKKLVGKPRAFFPEIIEVGAVRMGAPELALGEEYQSFVKPRFFPRLTKECMEIAIINQEDVDGGVDLTQMLEGLNPLYQEGQTYFVAWGDSDREVLATDCKRYGLDYPFVYEDYIDLAAAYKQHYGKERTPSLKHAVEESGIDRLGWCHMALDDAKNTGLLLAHLLRDGWRPGLAD comes from the coding sequence ATGGTTGCGGACATGGCGGGACGAGATTTTTTGATTATTGATTTTGAATTTACAACTCATAAGAAGTTAGTAGGAAAACCACGAGCATTTTTTCCGGAGATCATCGAAGTGGGCGCTGTGCGCATGGGAGCGCCAGAATTAGCACTGGGCGAGGAATATCAGTCGTTTGTTAAACCGCGTTTTTTTCCGCGCTTGACGAAGGAATGCATGGAGATCGCCATTATCAATCAAGAGGATGTTGATGGCGGTGTCGATTTGACGCAAATGCTGGAGGGGCTAAATCCCTTATACCAAGAAGGACAGACATATTTTGTCGCCTGGGGCGATTCCGACCGGGAAGTGTTGGCGACGGACTGCAAACGATATGGCTTGGACTACCCCTTTGTGTATGAAGACTATATCGATTTGGCGGCGGCATATAAGCAGCACTATGGCAAGGAGCGGACGCCTTCGCTTAAGCATGCGGTGGAGGAAAGCGGTATTGATCGTCTGGGGTGGTGTCATATGGCATTGGACGATGCCAAAAATACTGGCTTGCTGCTGGCGCATCTTTTGCGTGACGGCTGGCGGCCAGGACTAGCTGACTAG
- a CDS encoding LytS/YhcK type 5TM receptor domain-containing protein — MSNFMLQVLYNFAVIGLSAYLIAQLAPFRRTINHQTSSWRDRGFLILVFGLLSVLGNGLGIPLHGALANNRIVGPIVGGLLGGPIVGIGAGLIGAIPRYFMGGYTMEAAVISNVIIGLWSGYVHLYYRPRRITLPIALKTAIFSEFILKSLILILSEPFEAAWELEKFIAIPTIISNSLASCLFLYIVQDIFSEQEKIQARSAQQAMRVIHQSSHILHQGLTPAAASALVDILYQEFHPAAVAVTDATHILAFRGLGSDHHLRGQPILTLATKEARRTGQPVIASTRAEIGCPHENCPLTSVIDAPLLVSGEFFGSVKIFQSSQQNILPHESELIQGIADFLSSQLAHSQLTQQARLLEQAEYNLLRAQVNPHFLFNTLATIRVLVRTDGETARHRLKDLSDFLRSTLVQNQDYVSLQQEMETVSRYVRLEKARFGERLHLHVDIADNLLAYSIPTFTLQPLVENSIKHGLTPQKDGGAVHIFAREINDYLQITVHDNGVGFQPPSPLPPEFQGAGIGLSNIRKRLQLLYGPRASLQIQSQPDTGTKATLQIPLHWEKTTLTDLQGGAPP, encoded by the coding sequence ATGTCTAATTTTATGTTGCAAGTGCTCTACAACTTTGCCGTCATCGGCCTTAGCGCCTATCTTATCGCCCAACTGGCGCCCTTTCGCCGTACCATCAATCATCAAACCTCTTCATGGCGTGATCGCGGCTTTTTAATTCTCGTTTTTGGCCTGCTATCCGTACTGGGAAACGGCCTGGGCATTCCGCTCCACGGCGCTCTGGCAAACAACCGCATAGTCGGTCCTATTGTCGGCGGTCTGCTAGGCGGCCCCATCGTCGGCATCGGAGCCGGACTTATCGGCGCCATTCCCCGCTATTTCATGGGGGGGTATACCATGGAAGCCGCCGTTATTTCTAACGTCATCATTGGACTTTGGAGCGGGTACGTCCATTTGTATTACCGACCACGCCGCATTACCCTTCCGATCGCTTTGAAAACGGCTATCTTCAGCGAATTCATTCTCAAAAGCCTAATCCTGATTCTCTCCGAACCATTTGAAGCCGCCTGGGAACTGGAAAAATTCATCGCCATTCCTACAATTATTTCCAATTCTTTAGCTTCTTGCCTTTTCCTCTATATCGTCCAAGACATTTTTTCCGAACAAGAAAAAATCCAGGCCCGTTCTGCACAGCAAGCAATGCGGGTTATCCACCAGTCCAGCCACATTTTACACCAAGGCCTCACGCCAGCAGCAGCCTCTGCGTTGGTCGATATTTTATACCAAGAGTTTCACCCTGCCGCTGTCGCCGTCACCGACGCCACTCACATTCTTGCCTTTCGAGGCTTAGGTTCGGATCATCACTTGCGCGGCCAGCCGATTCTCACGCTAGCTACCAAAGAAGCGCGCCGCACTGGTCAACCAGTTATTGCCAGCACCCGGGCTGAAATTGGTTGTCCCCATGAAAACTGCCCCCTTACCAGTGTCATTGACGCTCCCCTTTTAGTGAGCGGTGAATTCTTCGGCAGCGTAAAGATTTTCCAATCCAGCCAACAGAACATTCTTCCTCATGAAAGCGAATTAATCCAAGGCATCGCCGATTTTCTCAGTTCGCAATTGGCTCACTCGCAGCTTACCCAGCAAGCGCGCCTCTTAGAGCAAGCCGAGTACAATTTGCTTCGTGCTCAAGTCAACCCCCACTTTCTTTTCAACACTCTCGCCACGATCCGAGTTCTGGTCCGCACTGATGGAGAAACTGCCAGACACCGTCTCAAAGATCTTTCTGACTTTCTGCGCTCTACGTTGGTGCAAAATCAGGACTACGTCTCCTTGCAGCAAGAAATGGAAACGGTTTCCCGCTATGTCCGCTTAGAAAAAGCTCGTTTCGGAGAACGCCTGCATCTTCATGTTGATATTGCCGACAACTTACTCGCTTATTCCATTCCCACGTTTACCTTACAGCCCCTTGTCGAAAACTCCATCAAACATGGCCTAACCCCCCAAAAAGATGGCGGTGCTGTTCATATTTTCGCAAGAGAAATCAATGACTACCTACAAATCACAGTCCATGACAACGGCGTCGGCTTCCAACCCCCATCACCGCTTCCGCCAGAGTTTCAAGGCGCCGGTATTGGCTTGAGTAACATTCGCAAACGACTCCAGCTACTG